A window of Streptomyces sp. DG1A-41 contains these coding sequences:
- the repSA gene encoding replication initiator protein RepSA, whose amino-acid sequence MTNPAILAGLDPTTLGDLLRVAGSPGFDRWHDQIRRTGGCADPIHLTGWTLTKDKTTGETLHHYSTEHEPGGRLRVACGNRRASRCPSCAFTYAGDTYHLIRAGLAGDDRRDIPATVRDHPRVFATLTAPSFGPVHNRPDRGVCRCGTHHAPEAPELGTALDPATYDYAGAVLFNNHAGQLWQRFTNRLRREIAARAGITQRELKECARLSYGKVAEFQKRGALHFHAVIRIDGPEGPDTPPPAWATVQLLDDAIRAAVVHSYTSVSVPAAEDQPARTFRWGTQLDVRPVKAFGDGSDITEQAVASYVAKYATKAAENTGTLDRRIGELAELDRHQVPNHTRSLIQACKQLDPLYPDRRLWAWAHMLGFRGHFSSKSRRYSTTLGDLRQARADYRAAQEHAALGLEDVEPDTVLVLADWQYAGHGHTPGESALAATIARDLQLNRETAREALRDQLTDEREC is encoded by the coding sequence ATGACCAACCCCGCGATCCTCGCGGGCCTGGACCCGACCACCCTGGGCGATCTGCTCCGGGTGGCCGGGTCTCCGGGCTTCGACCGCTGGCACGACCAGATCCGCCGCACCGGCGGCTGCGCCGACCCCATCCACCTCACCGGCTGGACCCTCACCAAGGACAAGACCACCGGCGAGACCCTGCACCACTACTCCACCGAGCACGAGCCCGGCGGACGCCTCCGCGTCGCCTGCGGCAACCGCCGCGCCTCCCGCTGCCCCTCCTGCGCCTTCACCTACGCAGGCGACACCTACCACCTCATCCGCGCGGGCCTGGCCGGAGACGACCGACGCGACATCCCCGCCACCGTCCGCGACCACCCCCGCGTCTTCGCCACCCTCACCGCCCCCTCCTTCGGTCCGGTCCACAACCGGCCCGACCGAGGCGTCTGCCGCTGCGGCACCCACCACGCCCCGGAAGCACCGGAACTGGGCACAGCCCTGGACCCGGCGACGTACGACTACGCGGGCGCCGTGCTGTTCAACAACCACGCCGGACAGCTCTGGCAACGCTTCACCAACCGGCTCCGCCGCGAGATAGCAGCCCGCGCCGGCATCACCCAACGCGAGCTGAAAGAGTGCGCCCGCCTCTCCTACGGCAAGGTCGCCGAGTTCCAGAAGCGTGGTGCTCTCCACTTCCATGCCGTGATCCGCATCGACGGACCCGAGGGACCAGACACCCCGCCCCCGGCCTGGGCCACCGTGCAGCTGCTCGACGACGCGATACGCGCCGCCGTCGTGCATTCCTACACGTCGGTCTCCGTCCCGGCCGCCGAGGATCAACCGGCCCGCACCTTCCGCTGGGGCACCCAGCTCGACGTCCGGCCCGTGAAGGCCTTCGGCGACGGCTCCGACATCACCGAACAGGCCGTCGCCTCCTACGTCGCCAAGTACGCCACCAAGGCCGCCGAGAACACCGGCACCCTGGACCGCCGCATCGGCGAACTCGCCGAACTCGACCGCCACCAGGTCCCCAACCACACCCGCAGCCTCATCCAGGCCTGCAAGCAGCTCGACCCGCTGTATCCCGACCGGCGCCTGTGGGCCTGGGCTCACATGCTCGGCTTCCGGGGCCACTTCTCCTCCAAGTCCCGCCGCTACTCCACCACCCTCGGCGACCTCCGCCAGGCCCGCGCCGACTACCGCGCCGCCCAGGAACACGCCGCCCTCGGCCTCGAGGACGTCGAGCCGGACACCGTCCTGGTCCTGGCCGACTGGCAGTACGCCGGACACGGCCACACCCCCGGCGAATCCGCCCTCGCCGCCACCATCGCCCGCGACCTCCAACTCAACCGCGAAACCGCCCGCGAAGCCCTACGCGACCAACTCACCGACGAAAGGGAGTGCTGA
- a CDS encoding Pycsar system effector family protein translates to MSAPDQNLTAALADVKAEIARTDNKTALLLAFVGAALAGAWTVAKDAPLNLATVLVGGAGMVLLVAAIGLLLGSVRPNLGGTHRVGFPLWATLTAEQITAELADDRRAQHIANLSQIAVAKFTGLRRAVDLTRMGGALLITAALIAAGGTV, encoded by the coding sequence ATGAGCGCCCCGGACCAGAACCTGACGGCCGCCCTGGCCGACGTCAAGGCAGAGATCGCCCGCACCGACAACAAGACCGCCCTGCTGCTCGCCTTCGTCGGCGCGGCCCTGGCTGGTGCCTGGACGGTCGCCAAGGACGCACCGCTGAACCTCGCCACCGTCCTCGTTGGTGGCGCGGGCATGGTCCTGCTGGTCGCGGCGATCGGTCTTCTGCTCGGCTCCGTCCGCCCCAACCTGGGCGGGACTCACCGGGTCGGCTTTCCCCTGTGGGCCACGCTGACCGCCGAGCAGATCACTGCCGAACTGGCCGACGACCGGCGTGCCCAGCACATCGCCAACCTGTCCCAGATCGCCGTCGCCAAGTTCACCGGCCTCAGGCGGGCGGTCGACCTCACTCGCATGGGCGGCGCCCTGCTGATCACCGCAGCCCTGATCGCAGCCGGAGGCACCGTATGA
- a CDS encoding SpdD-like protein, whose protein sequence is MFRPKIPTMPTPTGHVTPPAVVEPTTSVPAAQTPPPAPVAPAPSRPTVQLTPGTALALVGGGTAVVLVVGAVLVSMLLAVAITGASVAVCAVVLRSLLASETKRR, encoded by the coding sequence ATGTTCCGCCCGAAGATCCCGACCATGCCCACGCCGACCGGCCACGTCACACCGCCCGCCGTCGTCGAGCCGACCACTAGCGTCCCGGCCGCCCAGACCCCGCCGCCCGCCCCGGTGGCCCCGGCCCCGTCCCGGCCGACGGTGCAGCTCACCCCCGGCACCGCCCTCGCCCTCGTCGGCGGCGGCACCGCCGTGGTCCTGGTCGTCGGCGCCGTCCTGGTCTCCATGCTCCTCGCGGTCGCCATCACCGGCGCCTCGGTCGCTGTGTGCGCCGTCGTCCTGCGCTCGCTGCTCGCCTCGGAGACGAAGCGGCGCTGA
- a CDS encoding mobile element transfer protein: MPARDHFHSVMRIGPVQIGTHRDRHGQTKYAAVCTADRCGWSSDYSSQSAAQLAARTHRCRVR, translated from the coding sequence ATGCCCGCCCGTGACCACTTCCACTCCGTGATGCGGATCGGCCCGGTGCAGATCGGCACCCACCGCGACCGGCACGGCCAGACCAAGTACGCCGCCGTGTGCACCGCCGACCGGTGCGGCTGGTCCTCCGACTACTCCAGCCAGTCCGCCGCCCAGCTCGCCGCCCGCACCCACCGCTGCCGCGTCCGCTAG
- a CDS encoding DUF2637 domain-containing protein — protein sequence MTRPALRVDAVLVQAVIAGALSFAHLHDLAAAAGQDGWKAWAYPISVDLLLVASWRRLRSHGPSRLAWCWFVIALVASLGANVATAGLLDLDHVPAWLRILVAAWPALAFMGGTLLAHSATDRVPDPPAPAAAAPAPDIEPEPLPANTELEESSAPGAEEAPALPAPEPAAAAPSAPAAPVPAALVDHARKVADDHRTRTGTPIDADTLRARLGVPPQLADAIAAQLA from the coding sequence ATGACTCGCCCCGCTCTCCGCGTCGACGCCGTCCTGGTCCAGGCCGTCATCGCCGGGGCGCTGTCCTTCGCCCACCTCCACGACCTGGCCGCCGCTGCCGGACAGGACGGCTGGAAGGCCTGGGCCTACCCGATCAGCGTGGACCTGCTCCTGGTCGCCTCCTGGCGGCGGCTGCGCTCGCACGGCCCGTCCCGGCTGGCCTGGTGCTGGTTCGTGATCGCCCTGGTCGCCTCGCTCGGCGCCAACGTCGCCACCGCTGGACTCCTCGACCTCGACCACGTCCCGGCCTGGCTGCGGATCCTCGTAGCCGCCTGGCCCGCGCTGGCGTTCATGGGCGGAACGCTCCTCGCTCACTCGGCCACGGACCGGGTGCCGGATCCGCCGGCACCCGCAGCCGCGGCTCCCGCGCCCGACATCGAGCCCGAACCGCTGCCCGCCAACACGGAGTTGGAAGAGTCTTCCGCTCCCGGGGCTGAGGAAGCTCCCGCGCTTCCCGCCCCCGAACCTGCCGCAGCTGCGCCCTCTGCTCCGGCTGCGCCGGTCCCGGCTGCGCTGGTCGACCACGCCCGGAAGGTCGCCGACGACCACCGCACCCGTACCGGTACGCCGATCGACGCCGACACTCTGCGCGCCCGCCTCGGTGTCCCGCCCCAGTTGGCCGACGCCATCGCCGCCCAACTCGCCTGA
- a CDS encoding FtsK/SpoIIIE domain-containing protein has protein sequence MTWFMVAVVVVVAAAGLLRWRRPAWYWLTFGIILATLRVLVRYASVMDACGLTVPPSRWRLALARVANRPVPESRPPRILRLRPTRTGLVLRLKLRPGQDAFDVAASTDRLRHSFGMYGVTSREVRSGVVEVRMTGYDVLKRVQMPAKVDPAPMRVPVALREDGSVHYRDYRAVPHGLTLGATESGKSVYQRNLVAGLAPHHVALVGIDCKQGVELFPLARRFSALADNPDTALELLEALVSHMGEVYQLIRAEQRISVAVPDAEIAADIWDLREDLRPVPVVVLVDEVAELALFASKEEEKRRDRIITALVRLAQLGRAAGIYLEICGQRFGSELGKGITMLRAQLTGRTAHRVNDETSANMAFGDISPDAVLAAIQIPAETRGIAIAGDSTGGWHRIRAPHTSLRQAVNTCNRYVDRTPNVPALAAYRPATGSLPSARVPLSKTAPATA, from the coding sequence ATGACGTGGTTCATGGTCGCTGTGGTTGTGGTCGTCGCTGCTGCGGGTCTCCTGCGGTGGCGGCGCCCCGCCTGGTACTGGCTGACCTTCGGGATCATCCTCGCCACGCTGCGGGTCCTGGTTCGCTACGCCTCGGTCATGGACGCCTGCGGTCTGACGGTCCCGCCTTCGCGCTGGCGGCTGGCCCTTGCTCGTGTGGCTAACCGGCCGGTGCCGGAGTCCCGCCCGCCGCGCATCCTGCGGCTGCGCCCGACCCGGACCGGTCTGGTCCTTCGGCTCAAGCTCCGGCCCGGCCAGGACGCCTTCGACGTGGCGGCCTCGACGGACCGGCTGCGCCATTCCTTCGGGATGTACGGCGTGACCTCCCGAGAGGTCCGCTCCGGCGTCGTCGAGGTGCGGATGACCGGCTATGACGTGCTCAAGCGGGTCCAGATGCCCGCGAAGGTCGACCCTGCCCCTATGCGGGTTCCCGTCGCGCTGCGGGAGGACGGCTCGGTGCACTACCGCGACTATCGCGCCGTCCCGCACGGTCTGACGCTTGGGGCCACGGAGTCTGGCAAGTCCGTCTACCAGCGCAACCTGGTGGCCGGTCTGGCCCCGCACCACGTCGCTCTGGTCGGCATCGACTGCAAGCAGGGGGTCGAGCTGTTCCCGCTGGCACGCCGGTTCTCCGCGCTGGCCGACAACCCGGACACCGCGCTGGAGCTGCTGGAAGCGCTGGTGTCGCACATGGGGGAGGTCTACCAGCTGATCCGGGCTGAGCAGCGCATCAGTGTCGCGGTGCCGGATGCGGAGATCGCCGCCGACATCTGGGACCTGCGCGAGGACCTGCGGCCGGTGCCGGTCGTGGTCCTGGTCGACGAGGTCGCCGAACTCGCCCTGTTCGCCAGTAAGGAGGAGGAGAAGCGCCGGGACCGGATCATCACGGCCCTGGTCCGTCTCGCTCAGCTCGGCCGTGCCGCTGGCATCTATCTGGAGATCTGCGGGCAGCGCTTCGGCTCCGAGCTCGGCAAGGGCATCACCATGCTCCGCGCCCAGCTCACCGGCCGTACCGCCCACCGCGTCAACGACGAAACGAGCGCCAACATGGCCTTCGGCGACATCTCCCCGGACGCCGTCCTGGCCGCCATCCAGATACCCGCCGAGACTCGAGGCATCGCGATCGCCGGTGACTCCACCGGGGGCTGGCACCGCATCCGCGCCCCGCACACCTCGCTGCGCCAGGCCGTGAACACCTGCAACAGGTACGTCGACCGCACCCCCAATGTGCCCGCCCTGGCGGCCTACCGGCCCGCGACTGGTTCTCTGCCCTCGGCTCGGGTGCCGCTGTCCAAGACTGCCCCCGCCACGGCCTGA
- a CDS encoding XRE family transcriptional regulator, whose product MANERLRAAISAKGETIQSLAQHVGVDPKSVERWITTNRTPHRGHRWKAASFLDADEVYLWPTVEKQAESASTSELITYYPHRGAVPAALWSSLIEKAKDQVDILVYAGLFLFDNHPDLPDQLAEKAKAGAQVRVLLGDPDSGMVRQRGEEEGIGGDLAARARITRRYLEPAMTTPGVEVRLHDTILYNSIYRFDDDVLVNPHVIGAPAGQNPVLHFRYIPGARTFRHYMRSFDYTWERGRPA is encoded by the coding sequence ATGGCGAACGAGCGTCTGCGCGCGGCGATTTCAGCGAAGGGCGAGACCATCCAGTCCCTGGCTCAGCACGTCGGGGTCGACCCCAAGAGCGTGGAGCGCTGGATCACGACCAACCGCACGCCGCACCGGGGACACCGCTGGAAGGCCGCGAGCTTCCTCGATGCCGATGAGGTCTACCTGTGGCCGACCGTCGAGAAGCAGGCCGAGTCCGCCAGCACATCCGAGCTGATCACGTACTACCCCCACCGGGGCGCGGTTCCGGCAGCGCTGTGGTCATCGCTGATCGAAAAGGCGAAGGACCAGGTGGACATCCTCGTGTACGCAGGGCTGTTCCTCTTCGACAACCACCCGGACCTGCCGGACCAGTTGGCGGAGAAGGCCAAGGCCGGAGCCCAGGTTCGTGTCCTGCTTGGCGATCCCGACTCCGGGATGGTCCGCCAGCGCGGCGAAGAAGAGGGCATAGGGGGCGACCTGGCCGCACGTGCCCGGATTACGCGGCGCTACCTCGAACCGGCGATGACGACGCCCGGCGTCGAAGTCCGGTTGCACGACACGATCCTCTACAACTCGATCTACCGGTTCGATGACGACGTGCTGGTGAACCCGCACGTAATCGGAGCCCCCGCCGGACAGAACCCTGTGCTGCACTTCCGCTACATCCCGGGCGCCCGCACCTTCCGGCACTACATGCGCAGCTTCGACTACACCTGGGAGCGCGGTCGACCCGCATAG
- a CDS encoding NUDIX domain-containing protein translates to MARVDYFNDPNAPKANSIVPSVTAVALNDAGEVLLIHKTDNDLWALPGGGVDVGESAPDAAVRETKEETGFDVEVTGLVGTYTNPAHVMAYDDGEVRQQFSICFRASIVGGELRTSSESKEVAFVHPSRLDSLNIHPSMRMRIDHGLADRPGPYVG, encoded by the coding sequence ATGGCCCGAGTCGACTACTTCAACGATCCGAACGCGCCGAAGGCGAACAGCATCGTGCCGTCCGTAACCGCGGTGGCCCTCAACGACGCCGGGGAAGTACTGCTGATCCACAAGACGGACAACGACCTATGGGCCCTGCCCGGTGGCGGGGTCGACGTCGGCGAGTCGGCACCCGATGCGGCTGTGCGTGAGACCAAGGAAGAGACCGGGTTCGACGTCGAGGTGACGGGACTGGTCGGCACCTACACCAACCCGGCTCACGTCATGGCGTACGACGACGGCGAGGTCCGCCAGCAGTTCTCGATCTGTTTCCGAGCAAGCATCGTCGGCGGCGAGCTGCGCACGAGCAGCGAGAGCAAGGAAGTGGCGTTCGTGCATCCCAGTCGGCTGGACAGCCTGAACATCCATCCGTCGATGCGGATGCGGATCGATCACGGCTTGGCTGACCGCCCTGGGCCCTACGTCGGTTGA
- a CDS encoding HD domain-containing protein, whose product MSSALDTPQGAAELAESLLPPLGNRWLHTQAVAARAREASAAVSEGDRDLLVAAAWLHDIGYAPELRDTGFHPLDGARYLETLGAPSRLVRLVAHHSGAVYEAEQRGLTAELEVYDREDSPVLDALIYADMTTGPAGQSFVFDSRIDEILERYEPGSEVHNAISKARPYLGAAVGRTLARLGDQPT is encoded by the coding sequence ATGTCCTCTGCCCTAGACACGCCTCAAGGTGCGGCCGAGCTGGCCGAGTCTCTGTTGCCTCCGCTCGGGAATCGCTGGCTGCACACTCAGGCCGTAGCGGCTCGTGCTCGCGAAGCTTCGGCGGCAGTGTCCGAGGGTGACCGTGATCTGCTTGTCGCTGCCGCGTGGCTGCATGACATCGGCTACGCCCCCGAACTGCGGGACACGGGCTTTCATCCCCTCGATGGTGCGCGGTATCTGGAGACGCTTGGTGCGCCCTCCCGGCTCGTGCGCCTGGTTGCTCACCACTCCGGCGCTGTGTACGAGGCTGAGCAGCGCGGCCTGACCGCCGAGCTGGAGGTGTACGACCGAGAGGACTCCCCGGTCCTGGACGCGCTGATCTATGCGGACATGACGACCGGCCCGGCCGGTCAGTCCTTCGTCTTCGACAGCCGTATTGACGAGATCTTGGAGCGCTACGAGCCTGGTAGCGAGGTGCACAACGCGATCAGCAAGGCGCGGCCGTACCTCGGCGCCGCTGTCGGTCGGACGCTCGCTCGCCTAGGCGATCAACCGACGTAG